AGAAGATCGTTAATCCGAAAGCCGCGATACTCTCTGCAATAGCGAGCGAAACAACCACAGCGGGTTTATAACGGGAAATGTAGGGCGAAATTTGCCCCGGCGTGTTTTCCGTCTCTGTGGAGAGCGGTTTGGAAGATGCCCTATGCAGCATATATCTCCGTATGAAATAAGCCAAAATCAGCCCAACGACCGACACACCGTATAGAATCTGCGTTATCTGTCTAATATGACGTGGATGGTGCCTCTGCTCAATGTCTCCGCCAAGCAGAAATGCAAATATCAGCGCCAGAACAAGGGTCAAGAACATCGCGATCCAAACAGTCCAAACCTTGAACATTCCCGCCTTCAACTGCCTTACTTCCCTTGTAGGGTCTAGCATAGTCCTCCCCTTCAATCAACCTCCTGTAGAGATAACACATTCGTTCAATGTAAGCCTGTTAAGCTCGCTCGTTTACTGCAAACTGAAGCGATTCGCAACAGCAACTAGATCGAGGAGGTTGACCATCCCATCGCCATTGACATCCCCCGATAACCCTGCGCCAACCTGTCCAAACTGGCTAGCAACGCGAACCAGATCGAGGATATTGACCACCCCATCTCCGGTCACATCATAGGACAAGGGTGTATACGTGAATCCGTCTGCAAGTGTATCCGATTTGCCATTAGGGTTAGTAACAACAATATCGACATTTCCCGCAGTCCCCGGTGGTGCCTCGACACTCAACTCGGTTGGTGAAACGAAGATCACATTAGGTGCGGCATTCCCGCCAATTGTGACGGTTGCCCCGTCCTGAAAATTTCCCCCGATTATTTTAATGGTTTGTCCGCCGGTCACTACGTCGTTGTTGGGTTCAACACGGGTGAGGGTTGGCGGCGGTGGTTCAATATAGGTGAAGCCTCCTGCAAGTGTATCCGGTTTACCGTCAGGGTTGGTTACAACAACATCAGCACTGCCCGCAGTGCCCGCTGGCACTTCGACTATCAACCCAGTTGGTGAAACGAAAATTACGTTTGATGCGGCATTCCCGCCAATTGTGACGGTTGCCCCGTCCTGAAAATTTTCCCCGATTATCTGAACAGTTGCTCCACCAGTCGTAATATCGTTGTCTGGTTCAACACGGATGAGGGTTGGTGCGACCGACTGTGCTGCCGACGGTGCTGCCAGTAACGTCGGAACGGCAAAC
This portion of the Candidatus Poribacteria bacterium genome encodes:
- a CDS encoding IPT/TIG domain-containing protein, whose translation is MRYTIYFFCIALIGLWFAVPTLLAAPSAAQSVAPTLIRVEPDNDITTGGATVQIIGENFQDGATVTIGGNAASNVIFVSPTGLIVEVPAGTAGSADVVVTNPDGKPDTLAGGFTYIEPPPPTLTRVEPNNDVVTGGQTIKIIGGNFQDGATVTIGGNAAPNVIFVSPTELSVEAPPGTAGNVDIVVTNPNGKSDTLADGFTYTPLSYDVTGDGVVNILDLVRVASQFGQVGAGLSGDVNGDGMVNLLDLVAVANRFSLQ